In one Prochlorococcus marinus XMU1404 genomic region, the following are encoded:
- a CDS encoding ribonuclease III family protein — MTNIINAKRIRQITTFLKSLNIKSNRFSEIIRTQNISVIQEFNQAFIHSSEDKIINYEKLEFFGDAVLRLAASNFIEKKYPQMSVGERSELRAQIVSDEWLTKLGKKIDIEKLIIKGPKAIGDENSKDTIIGEATEALIGALYKCFNSIQEVNLWLDDIWEEDSEIFLKAPYKFKSKTVLQEWCQSKGFDLPVYKIIEVSKKNGDPKRFSCNIFIEGSKESSAFGKSHKQAETNAARFLIEKFITTGKI; from the coding sequence ATGACAAATATAATTAACGCAAAGAGAATTCGTCAAATAACTACTTTTTTAAAGTCTTTAAATATTAAATCAAATAGATTTTCTGAAATAATTAGAACACAAAATATTTCAGTTATTCAAGAGTTTAATCAAGCATTTATCCATTCCTCAGAAGACAAAATAATAAATTACGAAAAACTAGAATTTTTTGGAGATGCAGTACTCAGATTAGCTGCTTCTAATTTTATTGAAAAAAAATATCCTCAAATGAGTGTAGGAGAAAGATCAGAGCTAAGAGCACAAATTGTAAGTGATGAATGGTTAACTAAATTAGGGAAAAAAATTGATATTGAGAAATTGATAATTAAAGGACCTAAAGCTATTGGTGATGAAAATTCAAAAGATACAATTATTGGTGAAGCTACAGAAGCTTTAATAGGTGCCCTTTACAAGTGCTTTAATTCGATTCAGGAAGTAAATCTTTGGTTAGATGATATTTGGGAGGAAGATTCAGAAATATTTCTAAAAGCTCCATATAAATTCAAATCTAAGACAGTATTACAAGAGTGGTGTCAAAGCAAAGGTTTTGATTTGCCAGTTTATAAAATAATTGAAGTCTCAAAGAAAAATGGTGACCCTAAGAGGTTTTCTTGCAATATATTTATCGAGGGATCAAAAGAATCATCTGCATTCGGCAAATCCCATAAACAAGCAGAAACAAATGCAGCTAGGTTTTTGATAGAAAAATTTATAACTACAGGTAAAATCTAA
- a CDS encoding glycogen/starch/alpha-glucan phosphorylase, producing MTNPINSNKPFDLRLPTPGCYLDPEKAGMDSDAVFQGMTAHLFYTLGKLATSASPHDLYMALSYAVKDRLMTRYLASQEVIRKKPQKTVAYLSAEFLIGPQLSNNLLNLGITNEAEDALKRFGIESLSTILEVEEEPGLGNGGLGRLAACYMESLASLQVPAVGYGIRYEFGIFNQLIRDGWQVEVTDKWLKGGWPWELPQPDESCFVGFGGRTESYRDDKGNYRSRWIPSEHAIGVPHDVPVLGYRVNTCDRLRLWRADATESFDFYAFNIGDYYGAVEEKVASETLSKVLYPNDGTDEGRRLRLKQQHFFVSCSLQDMLRSLEKRSIPITEFSKHWTVQLNDTHPAIAVAELMRLLIDQYQIGWDKAWNITTSSVAYTNHTLLPEALEKWDLSLFNDLLPRHLEIIYEINWRFLQQLRLRYPGDDKILQKLSIIDEEGSKSVRMAHLATIGAHHINGVAALHSDLIKRQLLPEFAKLWPEKFTNVTNGVTPRRWVALSNPSLSNLLEKEVGPDWITNMELLKKLEEKKDDSNFLQKFEESKLNGKRKLANFIHSKTNILVDPASLFDVQVKRIHQYKRQHLNALQIIAQYLRIKNGTNNYEVPRTIIFGGKAAPGYFMAKLMIRFINGIADVVNSDPDMDGLLRVVFLPDYNVKLGEIVYPATDLSEQISTAGKEASGTGNMKFAMNGALTIGTLDGANVELRDLVKKENFFLFGKTESEIMDLKNNNYSPKTFIDQCPELTEVIRLIEIGHFSNGDKELFKPLLNSLTGYDPFFVMADFEDYLNKQDEVSKCWNNKKSWNKMALLNTARSGYFSSDRSIREYCKLIWKVSPMPVEITCDVEELTN from the coding sequence ATGACTAATCCAATAAATTCCAACAAACCCTTCGATCTACGCTTGCCTACCCCAGGCTGCTACTTAGATCCTGAGAAAGCTGGCATGGATTCTGATGCTGTTTTTCAAGGTATGACAGCCCATCTTTTTTATACCCTTGGGAAGTTAGCTACTTCTGCAAGTCCTCATGACTTGTATATGGCTTTAAGTTATGCGGTTAAAGATAGGTTAATGACAAGATACTTAGCCAGCCAAGAAGTCATAAGAAAAAAACCACAAAAAACTGTTGCTTATTTATCAGCAGAATTTTTAATAGGTCCTCAATTAAGTAATAATCTTCTGAATCTTGGAATAACTAATGAAGCAGAAGATGCTTTAAAGAGATTTGGAATTGAATCATTGTCAACAATCCTTGAAGTTGAAGAGGAGCCTGGACTAGGTAATGGTGGTCTTGGCAGACTTGCAGCATGTTACATGGAATCATTAGCATCTCTTCAAGTTCCAGCAGTTGGTTATGGTATTCGATATGAATTTGGCATATTCAATCAATTAATTAGAGATGGTTGGCAAGTTGAAGTTACTGATAAATGGCTAAAAGGTGGATGGCCATGGGAACTTCCTCAGCCTGACGAATCTTGTTTTGTTGGTTTTGGAGGTAGAACTGAAAGTTATAGAGATGATAAGGGAAACTATAGATCAAGGTGGATACCATCTGAACATGCGATTGGAGTACCTCATGATGTCCCAGTTTTAGGATACAGAGTAAATACATGCGATCGATTAAGGTTATGGAGAGCTGATGCGACGGAAAGTTTTGACTTTTATGCCTTCAATATTGGCGATTATTATGGAGCGGTTGAAGAAAAAGTTGCATCTGAAACTCTTTCAAAAGTTCTATATCCTAATGATGGAACTGATGAAGGTAGAAGATTAAGACTCAAACAACAACACTTTTTTGTAAGTTGTTCTCTTCAGGATATGTTGAGAAGCCTTGAAAAAAGATCTATACCAATAACAGAATTTTCTAAACACTGGACAGTACAGCTCAATGATACTCATCCTGCTATTGCAGTAGCTGAATTAATGAGACTTCTTATTGATCAATATCAAATTGGTTGGGATAAAGCTTGGAACATAACAACCTCTTCAGTCGCTTATACCAACCATACATTACTCCCAGAAGCTTTAGAGAAATGGGATTTAAGTTTGTTTAATGATCTCCTTCCTCGTCATCTAGAAATTATTTATGAAATTAATTGGAGATTCCTACAACAATTAAGACTTCGTTATCCTGGCGATGACAAAATTCTTCAAAAGCTCTCAATAATTGATGAAGAGGGATCCAAATCAGTAAGAATGGCTCACTTAGCTACGATCGGAGCACATCATATAAATGGGGTTGCAGCTCTACACTCAGATCTTATAAAAAGGCAACTTCTGCCTGAATTTGCAAAACTATGGCCTGAAAAATTTACAAATGTTACTAATGGAGTCACTCCAAGGAGATGGGTTGCTCTTTCTAATCCTTCATTATCAAACCTTTTAGAGAAAGAGGTTGGTCCTGATTGGATAACAAATATGGAACTTCTTAAAAAGTTAGAAGAGAAAAAAGATGATTCCAATTTTTTACAAAAATTTGAGGAAAGTAAATTAAATGGAAAAAGAAAATTAGCTAATTTTATTCATTCAAAAACAAACATACTTGTAGATCCAGCAAGTTTATTTGATGTTCAAGTAAAAAGAATCCATCAATATAAAAGACAACATTTAAATGCTCTACAAATTATTGCTCAATATTTAAGAATCAAAAATGGGACAAACAACTATGAAGTTCCAAGAACAATAATATTTGGAGGTAAAGCAGCGCCTGGTTACTTTATGGCAAAACTAATGATTAGATTTATTAATGGTATTGCTGATGTAGTTAATTCTGATCCAGATATGGATGGTCTATTACGGGTTGTTTTTTTACCGGACTATAATGTAAAACTTGGTGAAATAGTTTATCCTGCAACAGATCTTTCAGAACAAATTTCAACTGCAGGAAAAGAAGCTTCTGGAACTGGGAACATGAAATTTGCCATGAATGGGGCATTGACTATTGGAACATTAGATGGGGCTAATGTGGAATTAAGAGATCTTGTGAAAAAAGAAAATTTCTTCCTTTTCGGAAAAACTGAAAGTGAAATCATGGATTTAAAAAATAATAATTATTCACCCAAAACATTCATTGATCAATGCCCAGAACTAACAGAAGTTATACGTTTAATTGAAATAGGACACTTTAGTAATGGGGATAAAGAATTATTCAAACCTTTATTAAATAGCTTGACTGGCTACGACCCATTCTTTGTCATGGCTGACTTTGAAGACTATTTAAATAAACAGGATGAAGTGAGTAAATGCTGGAATAATAAAAAGTCATGGAACAAAATGGCACTACTAAATACTGCAAGATCTGGTTATTTTTCTTCAGATAGATCTATTAGAGAATATTGCAAATTAATTTGGAAAGTTTCTCCAATGCCAGTTGAAATTACATGCGATGTTGAAGAATTAACTAATTAA
- a CDS encoding four-carbon acid sugar kinase family protein — MKFVVIDDDPTGSQTVHDCLLLLKWDCSTLVKGFESKSNLFFILANTRSLSENDAKLTIEEICKNLKKVLASQAYEEEIIFISRGDSTLRGHNFLEPSALNNCLGPFDATFHIPAFIEGKRLTINGSHFVDKTPINQTIFARDKIFGYETSNVKNLLFQKSKSQINIEDIQNLFSSDIEILNDKENNIVFKKLKKLKNNKHVIVDVENYSQLNKFSLVIKKLTKQKKFLFRTAASFISSISEKKSVPKVKTFFSNLRIRNKNKSFLPGLIIVGSYVELSTIQLENLLKISKCNPIELDVFEFFKINSSDDNQKRRNLFKNKFLKEIRFSFEKGKTPVLFTSRKFMSLDYSKQFNFYNSLAYFIAELVADLRYEIGYLISKGGITTNVILSNGLNADYVYLEGQILTGISVVTYNLKNDEKLPIVTHPGNIGTKDSLVKIWKVFENKNNF, encoded by the coding sequence ATGAAATTTGTTGTTATTGATGATGATCCAACTGGCTCTCAAACTGTTCATGATTGCTTATTACTTCTCAAGTGGGACTGCTCAACTTTAGTTAAAGGTTTTGAATCTAAATCTAATTTATTTTTTATTTTGGCTAATACAAGGTCACTTTCGGAAAATGATGCGAAATTAACAATAGAGGAAATTTGCAAAAATCTTAAGAAAGTTTTAGCTTCTCAAGCTTATGAAGAAGAAATTATTTTTATAAGCAGAGGAGACTCTACTCTTCGAGGACATAACTTTTTAGAGCCAAGTGCACTAAATAATTGCTTAGGCCCTTTTGATGCTACTTTTCATATTCCAGCTTTCATAGAGGGTAAAAGATTAACAATTAATGGATCACACTTTGTTGATAAAACCCCTATTAATCAAACAATTTTTGCAAGAGATAAAATTTTTGGATATGAGACAAGTAATGTCAAGAATCTTTTATTTCAAAAGAGTAAATCGCAAATAAATATTGAAGATATTCAAAATCTTTTCTCGTCAGATATTGAGATTCTAAATGATAAAGAAAATAACATTGTTTTTAAAAAACTAAAGAAATTGAAGAATAATAAACATGTAATTGTAGATGTAGAAAATTATTCTCAATTGAACAAATTTTCTTTAGTAATTAAAAAATTAACTAAACAAAAAAAATTTCTTTTTCGAACTGCAGCAAGTTTTATAAGTTCAATTTCTGAGAAAAAAAGCGTCCCTAAGGTTAAGACATTTTTCTCCAATTTAAGGATAAGAAATAAAAACAAGAGTTTTCTTCCAGGACTGATAATTGTTGGATCCTATGTGGAACTTTCAACAATACAATTGGAAAATTTATTAAAGATAAGTAAATGCAATCCAATTGAATTAGATGTTTTTGAATTCTTTAAAATTAATTCATCGGATGATAATCAGAAGCGAAGGAATTTGTTTAAAAACAAATTTTTGAAAGAAATTAGATTTTCTTTTGAGAAAGGAAAAACCCCCGTATTGTTTACTTCTAGAAAATTTATGTCCTTAGATTATTCTAAACAATTTAATTTTTATAATTCACTTGCTTATTTTATTGCTGAATTAGTCGCAGATTTGAGATATGAAATAGGATATTTGATTTCAAAAGGTGGAATAACAACAAATGTGATTCTTAGTAATGGACTTAATGCAGATTATGTTTATCTTGAGGGACAGATTTTAACAGGCATTTCAGTGGTGACTTATAACCTAAAAAATGACGAAAAACTTCCTATTGTTACACATCCTGGAAACATTGGCACTAAAGATTCACTGGTTAAAATTTGGAAAGTGTTTGAAAATAAAAATAATTTTTAA
- a CDS encoding cation:proton antiporter, whose amino-acid sequence MYSLLAELSAHDLEVAETLIGVIRFLLIFLAARALAEVLVRLSLPTIVGELLAGVVIGASGFHLLIPPSAGTELNEGLVNVISSLASIPPEAVPDVYFESFPSLQAVATLGLYALLFLTGLESELEELVAVGAQAFTVAMAGVVLPFAFGTLGLMFIFQVDLIPAVFAGASMTATSIGITASVFGELGYLKTREGQIVIGAAVLDDILGIVILAVVVALAAGGSLEIAPIVKLVAAAVVFVIAAIALSRTAAPGFDWLLDRLKAPGAVVVASFVILVLCCFVATAIGLEAALGAFAAGLILSSSKNNHAIQQSVLPLVSLFATIFFVLVGAGMDLSVINPFDPTSRSALVVAGFLLVVAIIGKIAAGWVFSSDKPTNRLVVGLGMMPRGEVGLIFLGLGTSAKLLTPSLEAAILLMVIGTTFLAPVLLRIVLKDKPPNDGNKISDDVAADPVGLL is encoded by the coding sequence ATGTACTCTTTACTTGCTGAATTAAGTGCACATGATTTAGAAGTTGCTGAAACGTTGATCGGAGTTATAAGATTTCTATTGATCTTTTTAGCAGCAAGAGCATTAGCAGAAGTACTTGTAAGACTAAGTTTACCAACGATTGTAGGTGAGCTTCTTGCAGGGGTTGTAATAGGAGCATCGGGATTTCATTTATTAATACCGCCCTCAGCAGGAACTGAACTAAATGAGGGACTTGTAAATGTTATTAGTTCATTAGCGTCAATACCCCCGGAAGCAGTGCCTGATGTTTATTTCGAAAGTTTTCCATCCCTTCAAGCTGTTGCAACTTTAGGGTTATATGCTCTTTTATTTTTAACAGGACTAGAAAGTGAGTTAGAGGAATTGGTAGCTGTCGGTGCGCAGGCTTTTACTGTTGCTATGGCTGGAGTAGTCTTACCGTTTGCTTTTGGAACTCTCGGATTAATGTTTATTTTCCAAGTAGATCTAATCCCAGCAGTTTTTGCTGGAGCATCCATGACAGCAACAAGTATAGGAATTACTGCAAGTGTTTTCGGTGAATTAGGATATTTGAAAACTAGAGAAGGACAGATCGTTATTGGTGCAGCAGTGCTAGACGATATTTTGGGAATTGTTATTCTTGCAGTTGTTGTGGCTCTTGCTGCAGGAGGTTCTTTAGAAATTGCACCTATTGTTAAATTAGTTGCCGCAGCCGTAGTATTTGTAATTGCTGCTATCGCATTAAGTCGAACAGCAGCCCCAGGTTTTGATTGGTTATTAGATAGATTGAAAGCTCCTGGAGCCGTAGTAGTAGCATCTTTTGTGATACTTGTATTATGTTGTTTTGTAGCAACAGCTATTGGATTAGAAGCGGCTTTGGGTGCTTTTGCAGCTGGATTGATTCTTAGTAGTTCTAAAAATAATCATGCAATACAACAATCTGTTTTACCTTTAGTTTCCTTATTCGCAACTATTTTCTTTGTATTAGTTGGAGCTGGAATGGATTTATCAGTTATCAATCCATTTGATCCAACAAGTAGATCAGCTCTTGTGGTTGCAGGATTTTTATTAGTTGTTGCAATTATTGGAAAAATTGCAGCAGGATGGGTATTTTCAAGTGATAAACCTACAAATAGATTAGTTGTAGGTTTGGGTATGATGCCTAGAGGAGAGGTTGGTTTAATTTTCCTTGGGCTAGGAACAAGCGCTAAATTGTTAACTCCTTCTCTTGAAGCGGCTATTTTATTAATGGTTATTGGAACTACATTTCTTGCACCTGTTCTCTTAAGAATTGTTCTAAAAGATAAGCCGCCAAACGATGGCAATAAAATTTCAGATGATGTTGCAGCTGATCCTGTGGGTCTTCTTTAA
- a CDS encoding NADP-dependent isocitrate dehydrogenase: MPKFEKLTLPNEGEIITFNQGKPNVPNNPIVPFIRGDGTGVDIWPATQIVLDSAIKKSYGNERKINWFKVYAGDEACEIYGTYNYLPQDTIEAIKHFGVAIKGPLTTPIGGGIRSLNVALRQIFDLYSCVRPCKYYSGTPSPHKNPQNLDVIVYRENTEDIYMGIEWEAEDNNCLELIDHLNKVVIPNSKNLKNRSIPKGSGIGIKPVSKLGSQRHIRKAIEHAKRLSGDKRHVTLVHKGNIMKYTEGAFRDWGYELAVNEFREDCITERESWILDNIQKNPEITIENNARKIEPGFDKLTNNKKAFICEEIKEVIESISNSHGDGKWRELVLVDDRIADSIFQQIQTRPQEYSILATLNLNGDYVSDAAAAIVGGLGMAPGANIGDNAAIFEATHGTAPKHAGLNKINPGSVILSGVMMLEYFGWDEAAKLVTNGLSKAIEQKKVTYDLARLMEPKVEPLSCSSFAEEIISNF, from the coding sequence TTTAATCAAGGCAAACCAAATGTTCCTAACAATCCAATTGTCCCATTTATTAGGGGTGATGGAACTGGAGTTGATATTTGGCCAGCTACTCAAATCGTTCTTGATTCAGCGATTAAAAAAAGCTATGGAAATGAAAGAAAAATTAATTGGTTTAAAGTATATGCAGGGGATGAAGCTTGTGAAATTTATGGAACATATAACTATCTCCCTCAAGATACTATTGAAGCAATCAAACACTTTGGTGTAGCCATCAAAGGTCCTTTAACGACTCCCATCGGGGGAGGTATTCGATCTCTTAATGTTGCATTGAGACAAATCTTTGATTTATATAGCTGTGTTAGACCATGCAAATATTATTCAGGAACTCCAAGCCCTCACAAAAACCCTCAAAATTTAGACGTTATTGTTTATAGAGAGAATACTGAGGATATCTACATGGGAATCGAATGGGAAGCCGAGGATAATAATTGTCTTGAATTAATTGATCACTTAAATAAAGTTGTAATACCAAATAGCAAAAATTTAAAAAATAGGTCGATTCCAAAGGGGTCTGGCATTGGAATAAAACCCGTTAGTAAATTAGGTAGCCAAAGGCATATTAGAAAAGCTATTGAACATGCTAAAAGATTATCAGGAGATAAAAGGCATGTGACTCTTGTACATAAAGGAAATATCATGAAATATACCGAAGGTGCATTTAGAGATTGGGGATATGAATTGGCAGTCAATGAATTTAGAGAAGATTGTATTACAGAAAGAGAAAGCTGGATTTTAGATAATATTCAGAAAAATCCAGAAATTACAATTGAAAATAATGCTCGAAAAATCGAACCAGGTTTTGACAAGCTTACTAATAATAAAAAAGCATTCATTTGCGAAGAAATTAAAGAAGTTATTGAATCAATATCAAATTCTCATGGAGATGGGAAATGGAGGGAACTTGTTCTTGTTGATGATCGGATTGCTGACAGTATATTTCAACAAATTCAAACTAGACCTCAAGAATATTCAATTCTTGCAACATTAAATCTCAATGGTGACTATGTTTCTGATGCAGCTGCAGCAATTGTTGGTGGTCTAGGTATGGCTCCTGGTGCAAATATTGGAGATAATGCAGCAATTTTCGAAGCGACGCATGGTACCGCGCCAAAACATGCAGGCTTAAATAAAATAAACCCAGGCTCAGTAATTCTTAGTGGTGTAATGATGCTTGAATATTTTGGTTGGGATGAAGCAGCTAAATTAGTCACTAACGGTTTAAGTAAAGCAATAGAGCAAAAAAAAGTCACCTATGATCTAGCACGTTTAATGGAACCGAAAGTAGAACCCTTATCCTGCAGCAGTTTTGCTGAAGAAATTATCTCAAATTTTTAA
- the rimM gene encoding ribosome maturation factor RimM (Essential for efficient processing of 16S rRNA), translating into MINENEWLIVGLITSCHGINGQVKVKSLSDFEERFLKPGMRWLQKENEPPSNIELISGFKQPGKEIFIVKFKGIHTRNHAEKLKKFKILVKTDKLPKLKKEEFHFLELINLEVKMVENEELKIIGKVINLDNEKNNLLVIKLLKNQKKVLIPFVKEIVPLVDIKHNFLIINPPNGLLEL; encoded by the coding sequence ATGATAAATGAAAATGAATGGCTGATCGTTGGATTGATAACATCATGTCATGGTATTAATGGACAGGTAAAGGTTAAATCTCTAAGTGATTTTGAAGAAAGATTTTTAAAACCGGGAATGAGATGGTTGCAAAAAGAAAATGAACCTCCTTCAAACATAGAACTTATATCTGGTTTCAAACAGCCTGGTAAAGAAATCTTTATAGTTAAGTTCAAAGGAATACATACAAGAAATCATGCAGAGAAACTTAAAAAATTTAAGATTCTTGTAAAAACCGATAAACTGCCTAAGTTAAAAAAGGAAGAATTCCACTTTTTGGAACTTATAAATCTTGAAGTCAAGATGGTAGAAAATGAAGAATTAAAAATAATTGGGAAAGTTATTAATTTAGACAATGAGAAAAATAATTTACTTGTTATTAAACTACTTAAAAATCAAAAGAAAGTTCTCATACCATTTGTTAAAGAGATAGTCCCATTAGTTGATATAAAACATAATTTTTTAATCATCAATCCTCCAAATGGACTTTTAGAGCTATAA
- a CDS encoding galactose mutarotase: MQIKLSNKDKGIFVFQLDQNNYIKFCPKRGGIITNWVSDGNEILYFDQKRFMDKTKSIRGGIPILFPICGNINISSSVFGKDYLQLTQHGFARDLQWQYSFNESEKSLCLFLNESKKTKNYYPFDFELRIEVTLKINCLEFEITIFNKSDIAMPINFGLHPYFNISDFKNLEFIENPLNCHNQEKNIISNTLDELKNIDLGVDLLMYSSGRSTFQDKILKRQVTLNHPYPFDLGVIWSDPPRRMICLEPWTSPRNSFVDGFRNIMIPSNGNQRFDASIQIKSLK, from the coding sequence GTGCAAATAAAATTATCTAATAAAGATAAAGGAATTTTTGTCTTTCAATTAGATCAAAATAACTATATTAAATTTTGTCCTAAAAGAGGAGGGATTATTACAAATTGGGTTTCGGATGGCAATGAAATCCTTTATTTCGATCAAAAAAGATTTATGGATAAAACAAAAAGTATTAGGGGAGGTATCCCAATCTTGTTTCCAATTTGTGGAAATATCAATATCTCTAGTTCAGTATTTGGAAAAGATTATTTGCAATTAACACAACATGGTTTTGCTAGGGATTTGCAATGGCAATACTCTTTTAATGAAAGTGAAAAATCTTTATGCTTATTTTTAAATGAATCTAAAAAAACTAAAAATTATTATCCTTTCGATTTCGAACTAAGAATAGAAGTTACCTTAAAGATTAACTGTTTAGAATTTGAAATTACGATTTTCAATAAATCAGACATTGCTATGCCTATAAATTTTGGATTGCATCCTTACTTTAATATTTCAGATTTCAAAAATTTAGAATTTATTGAAAATCCACTTAATTGTCATAATCAAGAAAAAAACATAATAAGTAATACTTTGGATGAGTTAAAAAATATTGATTTAGGAGTTGATCTACTTATGTACTCTTCCGGTAGGAGTACTTTTCAAGATAAAATTCTTAAAAGACAAGTAACTTTAAATCATCCATATCCTTTTGACTTAGGCGTTATTTGGAGTGATCCTCCAAGAAGAATGATATGTCTTGAACCTTGGACTAGTCCCCGAAATTCTTTTGTTGATGGATTTAGAAACATTATGATTCCTTCCAATGGTAATCAAAGGTTTGATGCTTCAATACAAATAAAATCTCTTAAGTAA
- a CDS encoding alpha/beta fold hydrolase, translating into MEKSALIDSDVNYDWNFLNYPIHTVSAKPEQTLKECAILLIHGFGASTDHWRFNIPILSNKYEVHAMDLLGFGKSPKPQDVEYSGSLWKDQVVAYVKEKIKKPTIIVGNSLGGYAALAAGSELNELNAGVILLNAAGYFSEEKTIKKNMLQTSIETVAGIFLKNIVFQRLIFENMRNPKNIKKTLNQVYVDKKNVDDFLVESIRKPSLDYGAFNVFRSVFNPSGPQGLPLDKLFAKLDAPLLLLWGGKDPWMNTPKKRNLYKKFTPKNTKEIILDAGHCPHDEIPELVNQYILDWVDSL; encoded by the coding sequence ATGGAAAAATCAGCTTTGATAGATAGTGATGTTAATTATGACTGGAATTTTTTAAATTATCCAATACACACAGTTTCTGCTAAGCCTGAGCAAACATTAAAAGAATGTGCAATTTTATTAATTCATGGTTTCGGAGCTTCTACGGATCATTGGAGATTCAATATCCCTATTTTGAGTAACAAATACGAAGTTCATGCCATGGATCTGCTCGGTTTTGGAAAAAGTCCTAAGCCTCAAGATGTTGAATACTCAGGATCTTTATGGAAAGATCAGGTTGTCGCATACGTAAAAGAGAAAATCAAAAAACCTACAATTATTGTTGGAAATTCATTAGGTGGTTATGCAGCATTAGCAGCTGGCTCTGAGTTAAATGAGCTCAATGCAGGAGTGATATTACTGAATGCTGCAGGATACTTTAGTGAAGAAAAAACTATCAAGAAGAATATGTTGCAAACTTCAATTGAAACAGTTGCCGGCATTTTTCTGAAAAATATTGTTTTTCAACGTTTAATTTTTGAGAATATGAGAAATCCAAAAAATATTAAAAAAACTTTGAATCAAGTTTATGTTGATAAAAAAAATGTTGATGATTTTTTAGTTGAGTCAATAAGAAAGCCATCGCTTGATTACGGAGCTTTTAACGTTTTTAGAAGCGTATTTAACCCATCAGGTCCTCAGGGATTGCCATTGGATAAGTTATTCGCCAAACTTGATGCACCTTTATTACTGCTTTGGGGAGGGAAAGATCCATGGATGAACACTCCAAAAAAAAGAAATCTATATAAAAAATTTACTCCAAAGAATACAAAAGAAATCATTCTTGACGCTGGACATTGTCCTCATGATGAAATACCTGAATTAGTTAATCAGTATATTTTGGATTGGGTTGATTCTCTTTAA
- a CDS encoding NAD(P)H dehydrogenase subunit NdhS: MELSTKPILPGSFVVVKDANSIYRGYKGFVQRVTKKRAAVLFEGGNWDKLITFQLTNLEIV, from the coding sequence ATGGAATTATCTACTAAACCCATACTCCCCGGTTCTTTTGTTGTTGTAAAAGACGCTAATTCTATATACAGAGGATACAAAGGGTTTGTACAGAGAGTTACAAAAAAAAGAGCTGCTGTTTTGTTTGAAGGGGGTAATTGGGATAAACTCATAACTTTTCAACTAACTAATTTAGAAATAGTATAA